The sequence below is a genomic window from Macaca fascicularis isolate 582-1 chromosome 3, T2T-MFA8v1.1.
TTTGCTACTTTACCCCAAGGCAGAAGTCATCTTACTGCGAACACCCATAGTACTATAGTAGTACTACCAATTAGTGTACACCAAGTACTTTCCTATAACCTATCTAAGTTTGACCTTAAATGTAACTATAAGTCATTTAATAGTAATCTATCTTAGGTATGAAACTTGTCACTAAACAAAAATCACCTACCTGCTAGATAAAACCTAGGTTCTCTGATTCCAGGCTCTTTCCACAAGACCCTTGCCtcttcccaatgttttctttggTAAATGATACATATATTTCATCAAGCTGAGTCTAGTCCATGTATTTGAGATACTTTTCAATTGTCTGTCTTTGCTGTTTATCATTTTTCAGACAATTGTCCATTACCATGCTTTTCTTGTACTGGAATCAAGGGAAGATGGTAAAAATGTAGAAATCCTAAAACTGTACTACATTATCTCCAGGCTTTAACTGACGTCCCTGAGACAAATCATGTCCTTATTTAGGGACTGGCCTGTCTCTCTGAAGCAGAGTAGATATAATGCAGTTGGAATCCAGGTTATTAGCTTAGCTTCGTGAATAATCTAAAGACTGAGGCTAGCACTGGTGGGTCATATACATATGtgttcttaaaaaattattcatgatgggcttgcttttttttctcgtaaatgtgtttaagttctttgtggattctggatattagccctttgtcagatggatagattgcaaacattttctcccattctgtagattgcgtgttcactctgatgctagtttcttttgctgtgcagaagttctttagtttaattagatcccatttgtcaattttggcttttgttgccattgcttttggtgttttagtcatgaaatctttgcccatgcctatgtcctgaatggtattgcctaggttttcttctagagtgtttatggttttaggtcttacatttaagtctttaatccatcttgagttaattcctcaaggatctagaactggaagtaccatttgacccagcaatcccattactgggtatatacccaaaggattagaaatcattctactataaagacacatgcacacatatgtttattgcagcactattcacaatagcaaagacttggaaccaacccaaatgcccatcaatgatttattggataaagaaaatgtggcacatatacaccatggaatactattcagctattaaaaaaaaaatgagttcatgttctttgcagggacatggataaagctggaaaccatcattctcagcaaactaacacaggaacagaaaaccaaacaccacaagttctcactaataagtgagaGTTgcacaatgagagcacatggacacagggaagggaacatcacataccagggcctgtcgaggggtgaggggctaggagagggatagcattaggagaaatagctaatgtagatgatgggttgatgggtgcagcaaaccactatggcacgtgtatacctatgtaacaaacttgaattctgcgcatgtatcccagaatttaaagtataataaaaaaagaaaaaagttattattatggTTACTCAAcagcttctgtttttttctgactcCCTTCACAGATTAATAATCCTTGAATATTTTAATGGGAACAGATAACCAGACTTGGGTGAGTGACTTTATTCTCCTCGGCCTGTCCAGTGACTGGGACGCTCAGGTCTCCCTCTTTGTCCTATTCTTGGTCATGTACATGGTGACCATGCTGGGGAACTGTCTCATTGTCCTTCTGATCAGACTGGACAGCCGACTCCACACTCCCATGTATTTCTTTCTCACCAACCTCTCCCTTGTCGATGTCTCCTATGCCACAAGCATAGTCCCTCAGCTGCTGGCACATTTTCTTGCAGAACATAAAGCCATCTCGTTGCAGAGCTGTGCAGcccaattatttttttccctggCCTTAGGTGGGATTGAGTTTGTTCTCCTGGCAGTGATGGCCTATGACCGCTATGTGGCTGTGTGTGATCCCCTGCGATACTCGGTCATCATGCATGGAGCGCTGTGTGCTAAGTTGGCCATCACATCCTGGGTCAGTGGATCCATTAACTCTCTCATGCATACCACCATCACCTTTCAGCTGCCCATGtgcacaaacaagtttattgatCATATATTCTGTGAAATTCTAGCTCTGATCAGGCTGGCTTGTGTGGACACCTCCTCCAACGAGGTCACCATCATTGTGTCTAGCATTGTTCTTCTGATGACACCCTTATGTCTGGTTCTTTTGTCCTACATCCGGATCATCTCCACCATCTTAAAGATCCAGtccagagaaggaaggaggaaagccTTTCACACGTGTGTCTCTCACCTCACCGTGGTTGCCCTGTGCTAtggcatggccattttcacttacaTCCATCCCCACTCCAGTCCCTCTGTCCTTCAGGAGAAGTTGATCTCTCTCTTTTATGCCATTTTGACACCAATGCTGAACCCTATGATTTACAGTCTAAGAAATAAAGAGGTGAAGGGGGCCTGGAAGAAACTATTATGGAAATTCTCTGGGTTAACATCAAAGCTGGCAACTTGACTCGTCAAGATGACTTAGAGAAAACAGCTTTGCCTCAGTGTTCTCCACCCAACTTAGATCTGACAGGCATAAACTACGTTGCCCTGGCAACCAGGAAGGAGATGACATAGCGTGTACTGTGGATGTTATGTAGGAGGCTGAATTGTTGAGTTGGGGAGTGAGATGTGGGGTATTTTTATGTCATAGCAGCATGATAAGTGGAGTATGGCATGGCCCCCTTAGACCTACCACACTTATTTAGTCTCCATTTCTTTGTCTTGATAGTAATTGGAAGAAACTGTACCATATTATTGTACTGTTGGGTTTGTTACATTGTTTGTAATCATGGACCTATTCCTAGATCTTACACTGAATAACTggttatttttcaatatttcagaCAGGTTATATTTTTGGTCAAATGCATTTTCACAATTGAAAGTTTGCTCACAATAATATGTGATGTAAGTAGCCACATGCATTATATTTGTGATTCATGGAGAAACATCAATTAAAGATCTTGTTTCACTCTGATCACAATATAACCAAATGTTGTTTGTACACAATGACAGTGTTGGCCAAGGAAAAGCTGAGCCTCAGTAGctgcgtgagccacggtgcctgaccACTTTTCTTAGTTGAAACTCAGGCTGTCTGGATCTAGAGTCTACACTCAGAACCATTGTCTCACGCTGCttctaaaaatgttattattacGAACAGTAGGCAAATAGAGATCTTATAGGAGAATCTTTTACGTCCAGGGCTTCCTAAACCACCTACCCTTCAGagatcttttactttctttgcaAAGGGGAACAGGACGAAGTGAGAAACACCTCCATGCAGCTATGGTGCTCTACAGTTAGTGACTCttgttttccaaagaagacaaatATAGCAGATTAGCTTACTGTAAAGAGtttaccattatttattttttgaaaaatacattctttttattttgaattctattcctcaaaataaaaacctataactgcaaaaattaaaaaaaaaattaagagcaaaATCAGCACATAGAGATATGGGAATCGACATTACTTATATTATTGTTAATTTGGACAATATAACTTTGCATTTGAATAGCTTTAATTGCTAAAGTGTATTTTTGTCTGTCATctcatttcttctgttttattaatttactgTAAGAATTGCCATAGCAAAGTACCATAGCGTAGGTGGCTCAAATAACAGAAAGGTATTTTCTCACTGCTCTAAAGGTTAGAAGTCTGCCAtacaagtgttggcaaggttgATTTCTTGTGAGGGCTTGCTCCTTGCCTTGTAGGTgtcatccctctgtgtgtgtctgtgtcttaaCCTCCTCCTCTTGTAAGGACACTTCTCGTGCTGGATCAGTGTCTATTCCAATAATCTCATTTTAgcctaattacctctttaaagaccttatctgcaaatacagtcacattctgaggtactagggattaggacttcaacacaagTATGGGGAGGGGGACACATAATCCAGAAGGTATATTTATACTCAATGAACATTATAGCCTTGTTTCTTTATCCTTTATGTAGTAAGATAGGGAGAGCTGGCATTATCATTCCCATTCCAAATATAAGGAAACCATTATCAGAAGATAACATGAAAGGCTACAAAACATTTAATGCGCTTGGTATTTTATGTACTTGAAAATTACTGATGCTTATTATACAACCAGaaatagtctttaaaataaatttttatcacACTCCAATTTACAGAGAAACAATTTGCTAAGGGCCATCACAAATACTAAATGCCAACTATTATTTAAGTACTATGTAAGTGCATAACTCTCTATGCCCATTCACTAAGTGCTAAGGGCTATCCAAGTACTCTGGCTAGAGATTAAGTGAAAGTCAAATCTGTGATAAATTTAAGAGCCATAAGCAGACACACAAGGGGAAGGAGACAGTGTGGCTTTCAACAGTCTCTTACACTTTTTtgacatttcttaatttttaaaatgagtggaCATGTCCTATACTTCATGCATATGGAAATCAAAAAAGGAGACAGttacatttcttgattttttaaacgAGTGGACATAATCCTATAGTTCATGCATATGGAAATCAAAAAAAGGAGGCAGTCTGTGGAGTGATGACAATTTTGCTTTAAGATAAATTGTCATAAACTTATATAATGTAGATATGAAATAAGTGTAGACATCATCTGGCCTAACTTTCCATTGTCAGTAGAAGACTGAAGATGGGGTTCATATGATATCATAGGCTTCATTCCAACTAGAAAGAAACATCCCTTCCTTTAGAATAAAAGTTCCATGTCAGGGCATATCTATTGCCAAGTAAAACATAGGCTTACCTATATTGCCTGACTTACTACCTCAGAACACCACATTTTGTAACACACAATCACATACTTCCACTCCAAAGAATGTAAGACAGAAACAATTCCTTGTAAAAATTCGATAGAACTTACCCATATAACTAGCTTTGTGGGAATACTTTTAATAAgtatttcatttctctaatgtttCTGAGAATTTTTCAGGCTATTTTATATTCCATCAGCTTTTAATGAATTACATTTTactaggaatttgtctatttttaagtttttaaatttactgacATAAATCTCTTCATAACTTTGGTGATTATCTTTTGAATGTCTACTGAAATAGTACTTATATCCTTTTATAACATTATTTGtcgtttttctctttcctttcttaaatCAAGTTTAATGGTGCATATTGTACACACAGTGAGATTCaccattttaagtgtatggttcTATGAGTTTTTGATGAAAGTTTATGACAACCGCaaacaaaatatgtaatattCCAAAAGTCATTTTGTGACCCTTTGTGGTAATGCCGTCCTTATTTATTTCCAATTACTTTTGTCACAGGAATGCAAAGTACTCTTCAAAAGTGTTAAGGTATGAAAGTCCAGGAAAGACTAGAATTGTTACAGAAGGAAGGAGACTGAAGAGAAATAACATGTAAATACGATGTGGGATCCTGGATAgcatcttaaattttaaaaaaagacaaagaccaaAGAAATGAATGGGAAACTGATGAAATTAGATTAAGCATTGTAATTTAgctaataacaaaataatatcaGTTGCAACAATGCTAGTTTCCTgttcttttatttgtattatagttATATAAGATGAGAATATTAATGGAAATTTTCTGtgctatttttgaaaattttctgtaatgctaaaattacttcaaaataaaatcttttaaaaaataagccaatGTAATTCACTACATTAAGAgcatacagattttttaaagtgctCATCTCAATAGGTGacaaaaacatttgacaaaattcaatgtctattaatgataaaaattaaataatctagaaatagaagggaatttcCTAAATACAAAAAAGACATCAACAAAATTCTATTAATTAACATCAttcttaatggtgaaagattAGATGATTCTCTCCTAGATTGGGAACAATCAAGGACGCTCACTCTCAGCACGCCATTTCAATATTCTAGGTTCTAGTCActgaaaaaaggaaagcaaaagaaatgaaagaataaagatcagaaaagaaaaaaagtcaacctATCTTTACTCACAGATGACATAATCATCTacatagaaaatctcaaagaagCCACAAAAAAGCCCTATCAAAACTAGTAaggagctgggcacggtggctcaagcctgtaatcccagcattttgagaggctgaagcaagcagatcacctgaggtcaggtggttaaccagcctggttaacatgacaaaaccttgtctctactaaaaaaatacaaaaaattagctgggtgcggtggtgggcgcctgtaatcccagctacttgggaggctgaggcaggagaatcgcttgaacccagcaggtactccagcctgggcaacaagagcaaaactctgtttcaaaaaaataaaaaattaaattaaaaaaaacccaataagGGATTTAACAATGGCAAAGGATACATGTcagtaataaataatatattttatttttagcaatgagcaagtagaaaataaaattagatcaaAGTGTCATGTAAAAGAGCATAAAATCATGAAATAATACTTAAGGGAAAGCTAAATATGTGCAAGATTATACAGtggaaaccatttttaaaatgagggacATTAAAGAAGAACTAAACAGATATTTATGTCATATTCAAGGATTGGGagattcaatattttattaagatGGTAATCTCTCCAATTTGATCTGTAAATTCATTGCAATCCTGGTCAAAATCTTATCAGGAGTTTTTCAAAAATTTGACAATGTGATCTTAACAtttatacaaaaaacaaaaagctgaggATGGacaaaatagttttgaaatacAGAACAAACTTGACACActcactgattttaaaacttagtcAATACAGTCAATATACTGCAGTAGTCAATACAGTGAAATATTTCTTCAGAGGTAAACATATGGATTAATGGAATAGACAAGAGTCCAAAACTAGACGAAATTCACCAATTCAGTCCATTGATTTTTGATAAAGATGCCAAGGTAATTCAAAGGAGAAAAGATAATCGTTTCTACCGTGGTGCTTGAAAAATTAGACacccataaaaagaaagaaaaagggaaggaaggaaggaaggaaggaaggaaggaaggaaggaaggaaagagaaaggaagggggaaaggggagaaaaggaaagaaaggaaaggaggaaggaaggaagcaaacaaccaagaaaggaaggaaggaaggatttttttttatatacactACATAGGAAAACTAACTCTTAGTGGATTAGAAGattaatgtaaaagtaaaatcataaaacttctagaagaaagcaTGGGAAAAAACTTAGCAATCTGGGGTTAGGCAACGATAAATTGGACTTCTTTAACTTGTAAACTGTACatttgataacatttaaaaactcaaaccatttaatagcaaaaaaaccacaattttaaaaatgggcaaagaactttgattttctttgttttactgttttgttttattaatttggctttaatctttactatttttttcattgatttatgaCCTTAATT
It includes:
- the LOC102132263 gene encoding olfactory receptor 2F1-like; amino-acid sequence: MGTDNQTWVSDFILLGLSSDWDAQVSLFVLFLVMYMVTMLGNCLIVLLIRLDSRLHTPMYFFLTNLSLVDVSYATSIVPQLLAHFLAEHKAISLQSCAAQLFFSLALGGIEFVLLAVMAYDRYVAVCDPLRYSVIMHGALCAKLAITSWVSGSINSLMHTTITFQLPMCTNKFIDHIFCEILALIRLACVDTSSNEVTIIVSSIVLLMTPLCLVLLSYIRIISTILKIQSREGRRKAFHTCVSHLTVVALCYGMAIFTYIHPHSSPSVLQEKLISLFYAILTPMLNPMIYSLRNKEVKGAWKKLLWKFSGLTSKLAT